A single window of Thalassoroseus pseudoceratinae DNA harbors:
- a CDS encoding SpoIIE family protein phosphatase: MAVKINRGIHPSDRVSGSVRSLAIPRRSTQTTEFTVAFLKVVKGAVPGQILELHGERTVLGRHPNCQVILDDASVSRHHAQVLETHGHFYLEDLRSRNYTYLNGDRVEGRTELRDSDEVKVCGILFRFHTDLPTSDQPVKDDTTLASRVVSSDSDVHSNPARQTVEIPSQPEEDDSVSGKSSSIISTLDVRSSQDLRLGVKPEAKLRAVLEMSRALSRAVRLDDVLKEMLDGLFKVFPRASYGIVLLKEPASDNLQVKATRSSLPHKESDEIYSRTMVERAIETGEAILSADAISDREFSHSESVRSLRIQSMMCVPLMSQEGEPLGAIQIVTQITQEQFVQDDLDLLTSMASQAALAVENSRLHEQVMQQREVQRDLEVATRIQFGFLPNNRPTLEGYEFADYYEPAQSVGGDYFDYIPLPNNCVAIAIADVAGKGVSAALLMVRLYSAARFHLLMHPSPAEAMTGLNAEITSSGLGFRFITCVLIVLDPVAHTLTIANAGHMLPLVRRADGKVEGVGKGFSGMPLGVEPDQVFRETTIPIEPNETVSLFTDGITEAMDPAQNLYDTRLLSQFISSGPTNTEKLVQGIIGDVERFCEGRPQSDDMCLVCFRRLENGTATAPS, encoded by the coding sequence ATGGCCGTTAAGATCAATCGTGGTATTCATCCGTCAGACCGCGTTTCGGGTTCCGTTCGCAGCCTGGCGATTCCGCGACGATCCACTCAGACGACGGAATTCACAGTGGCTTTTCTCAAAGTCGTCAAAGGAGCCGTTCCCGGTCAGATCCTGGAACTGCACGGCGAACGGACCGTTCTCGGTCGACACCCTAATTGTCAGGTCATCCTCGACGATGCCTCCGTCAGCCGGCATCATGCCCAAGTTCTCGAAACGCATGGGCATTTCTATCTCGAGGATTTGCGAAGTCGGAATTACACGTATCTCAACGGAGATCGGGTCGAGGGGCGTACCGAACTCCGCGATAGTGACGAAGTCAAAGTCTGCGGAATCCTGTTTCGATTCCACACCGATTTGCCGACCAGCGATCAGCCAGTCAAAGACGACACAACCCTGGCCAGCCGAGTCGTTTCCAGCGATTCCGATGTGCATTCCAATCCCGCACGACAAACCGTAGAAATCCCCTCACAGCCTGAGGAAGATGACAGCGTCTCCGGAAAAAGTTCGTCGATCATCAGCACACTCGACGTTCGCAGCAGCCAAGATTTGCGGTTGGGCGTCAAACCGGAAGCGAAATTGCGTGCGGTCTTGGAGATGAGTCGAGCGTTGTCTCGTGCCGTCCGGCTCGATGATGTGCTCAAGGAAATGTTGGATGGCCTGTTCAAGGTATTCCCCCGCGCGAGTTACGGCATCGTGCTCCTCAAGGAACCTGCGAGCGACAACCTGCAAGTGAAAGCTACTCGCTCGTCGCTGCCTCACAAGGAATCCGACGAGATCTACAGCCGAACGATGGTCGAGCGGGCCATCGAGACCGGCGAAGCAATCCTCAGTGCCGATGCAATCAGTGATCGGGAATTCAGTCACAGCGAAAGCGTTCGCAGTCTGCGGATTCAATCGATGATGTGCGTTCCGCTGATGTCCCAAGAAGGCGAACCCCTCGGTGCCATTCAAATCGTCACTCAGATCACTCAGGAACAATTCGTTCAAGACGATTTGGATTTGCTCACGAGTATGGCATCGCAGGCCGCGTTGGCTGTGGAAAACTCGCGACTTCACGAGCAAGTGATGCAACAACGCGAGGTCCAACGCGATTTGGAAGTCGCCACACGGATTCAGTTCGGTTTTCTGCCGAACAATCGGCCGACATTGGAAGGATACGAATTTGCCGACTACTACGAACCAGCTCAAAGTGTGGGAGGCGATTACTTCGACTATATCCCGTTGCCGAACAATTGCGTTGCCATTGCCATCGCCGATGTCGCGGGCAAAGGCGTTTCGGCAGCGTTGCTAATGGTGCGATTGTACTCCGCCGCACGATTTCACTTGTTAATGCACCCGTCTCCGGCCGAAGCCATGACGGGATTGAACGCCGAAATCACGTCCAGCGGCCTGGGTTTCCGATTCATCACCTGTGTGCTGATCGTTCTGGACCCGGTGGCTCATACGCTCACAATTGCCAATGCTGGGCACATGTTGCCGTTGGTTCGTCGTGCCGATGGCAAAGTCGAAGGCGTGGGCAAAGGATTTTCCGGTATGCCGCTCGGCGTCGAACCGGACCAGGTCTTCCGCGAAACAACAATCCCGATCGAACCCAACGAAACGGTTTCCCTGTTTACCGACGGTATTACCGAGGCGATGGATCCTGCCCAGAATCTCTATGATACCCGACTGCTGAGTCAGTTTATTTCATCGGGGCCGACCAACACGGAGAAGTTGGTGCAGGGCATCATCGGGGATGTCGAACGCTTCTGCGAAGGTCGTCCGCAATCTGATGACATGTGTTTGGTCTGTTTTCGCCGATTGGAAAACGGGACCGCGACTGCTCCATCTTGA
- a CDS encoding SMI1/KNR4 family protein, with product MQFGESEYLVRRADNIEAEFPPGVTMPAELRQLCDYLDDTGYPISGLMKLRPEGNALKHWFGDGTDAWCQLAGFGADSTGSPLALWLYAGPDTSKAPVVSLGSEGDKTVVLANNIRDFLMLFGIGYDDLGAANLNQPPTNPDSAADLRDWLAAKFGIHCPETGIAVAEHGRSRHPDFAQWVEDAVESTITRDEPEAEALRQRVFAVAEDMIRDGRSQVYQVSSAWWSMDFKVVRYRNQLLLDYRDRGKWHPMPEQYEIDEVVARLLQFVRNKERDHYEVSVVCSGHVTVGPYRELVLVPPANDAN from the coding sequence TTGCAATTCGGTGAAAGCGAGTATCTCGTGCGACGAGCGGACAACATCGAAGCGGAATTTCCGCCGGGGGTTACGATGCCTGCGGAACTGCGTCAGTTGTGCGATTATCTCGACGATACCGGCTACCCCATCAGTGGTTTGATGAAATTGCGGCCGGAAGGGAACGCGCTGAAACATTGGTTTGGTGACGGCACCGACGCTTGGTGCCAACTCGCCGGGTTTGGTGCCGATTCCACCGGGTCGCCTTTGGCTCTGTGGTTGTATGCCGGACCAGACACTTCGAAAGCTCCCGTGGTTTCTCTCGGCTCCGAAGGCGACAAGACCGTCGTTCTGGCGAACAACATTCGTGATTTCCTGATGTTGTTCGGAATCGGCTACGATGATTTGGGTGCTGCAAACCTGAATCAACCTCCGACAAACCCGGATTCTGCCGCCGATTTGCGAGACTGGCTAGCCGCCAAGTTTGGCATTCACTGCCCGGAAACCGGCATCGCGGTGGCGGAACATGGGCGTTCTCGGCACCCGGACTTCGCGCAATGGGTTGAGGACGCCGTCGAAAGCACAATCACGCGGGACGAACCGGAAGCGGAAGCATTGCGACAGCGTGTGTTTGCAGTTGCCGAGGACATGATCCGTGATGGCCGCTCGCAAGTCTATCAGGTTTCATCCGCGTGGTGGTCCATGGATTTCAAGGTGGTTCGCTATCGGAACCAACTTTTGCTCGACTACCGAGACCGTGGAAAATGGCATCCGATGCCAGAGCAGTACGAAATCGACGAGGTGGTGGCGCGGTTGCTTCAATTCGTTCGGAACAAAGAGCGAGACCACTACGAGGTTTCGGTAGTATGCAGTGGTCACGTCACGGTCGGTCCGTATCGAGAACTCGTCCTCGTTCCGCCAGCCAACGATGCGAATTGA
- a CDS encoding STAS domain-containing protein, which produces MMNDDYGALMVYDTGPSTLIGFKSLEIVDDNQLDKFREPLQQLIDEHKTESLVVDLSGVKSVSSGVLGFLFHLHRQGVKVSLYNPSSHIREVLQITQLGNLFPEVDMPQS; this is translated from the coding sequence ATGATGAACGACGATTATGGCGCTCTGATGGTGTACGATACGGGCCCCTCGACGCTCATCGGATTCAAATCATTGGAAATTGTCGATGACAATCAACTCGACAAATTCCGTGAACCGCTGCAACAATTGATCGATGAACACAAGACCGAATCATTGGTTGTCGATCTTTCAGGCGTCAAAAGTGTTTCCAGTGGTGTGTTGGGCTTCCTGTTTCACCTGCACCGTCAGGGCGTGAAAGTCAGCTTATACAACCCCTCGAGTCACATCCGCGAAGTGTTGCAAATCACGCAGTTAGGGAACTTGTTCCCCGAAGTCGACATGCCGCAGTCGTAG
- a CDS encoding DinB family protein yields MLDNEIVLNHFLLGMFEQLTNDFPTDEMSRSFSGHGHSPIWIAGHLAIVGEMGCQILGGEIRHQAWLSLFGPRSEDLPEKLSHVDPTDCLTAVAPAYAELRELSQSASAEHLNAPHDVGILKNSPLKTNEHIIAHLLTTHLAFHLAQWSACRRELGQPKLF; encoded by the coding sequence ATGCTCGACAATGAAATCGTTCTGAACCATTTCTTGCTCGGCATGTTTGAGCAACTCACCAACGATTTCCCGACTGACGAAATGTCTCGGAGTTTTTCCGGTCATGGACATTCGCCGATTTGGATTGCCGGTCATTTGGCAATTGTCGGGGAGATGGGATGTCAAATCTTGGGCGGCGAAATCCGTCATCAAGCTTGGCTTTCATTATTTGGACCCCGTTCAGAAGATCTGCCGGAGAAGTTGTCCCATGTGGACCCGACCGATTGTCTAACCGCCGTTGCTCCGGCCTATGCCGAGTTACGGGAACTGTCTCAGTCTGCTTCTGCGGAGCATCTGAACGCACCGCATGACGTGGGAATTCTGAAGAATTCACCTCTCAAAACCAACGAGCATATCATTGCTCACCTTCTAACGACGCATCTCGCGTTTCATCTGGCCCAATGGTCGGCTTGCCGACGTGAACTTGGCCAACCCAAACTTTTCTAA
- a CDS encoding MBL fold metallo-hydrolase yields MRCSIAIPVGERWVIVDTPPEIRLQLVRERIPLVHATLFTHAHADHIFGLDDLRICGHRMDAPVPLYCEEAVEKALRKSYYYAFGKEAPINPHKFALPRLRFERIGLEPFELFGQEIRPLRLMHGKLPVLGFRIGDVAYCTDVSEIPEETWPHLEGLDTLILDALRHEPHTTHFNVEQALEVVERLKPKQTFFTHLACMLEYEETNAELPDNVELAYDGLRVPF; encoded by the coding sequence ATGCGATGCAGTATTGCCATCCCGGTCGGCGAACGTTGGGTGATCGTTGACACGCCGCCGGAAATTCGATTGCAGTTGGTGCGGGAAAGAATCCCGTTGGTGCACGCAACTTTGTTCACACACGCCCACGCGGATCACATTTTCGGTCTAGACGACTTGCGGATCTGCGGACACCGCATGGATGCCCCTGTGCCGTTGTACTGTGAGGAAGCCGTCGAGAAGGCTCTGCGGAAGTCGTATTACTACGCCTTTGGCAAAGAAGCCCCAATCAACCCGCACAAGTTCGCATTGCCTCGCCTGCGGTTTGAGCGAATCGGTTTAGAACCGTTCGAACTCTTCGGACAAGAAATTCGTCCACTGCGATTGATGCACGGTAAATTACCAGTGTTGGGGTTCCGAATCGGTGATGTCGCGTATTGCACCGACGTCAGTGAAATCCCCGAAGAAACGTGGCCACACTTGGAAGGCTTGGACACACTCATCCTCGACGCCCTCCGTCACGAACCGCACACCACGCACTTCAACGTCGAACAGGCGTTGGAAGTCGTCGAACGCTTGAAGCCCAAGCAAACCTTCTTCACGCACCTCGCGTGCATGCTCGAATACGAAGAAACCAATGCCGAACTGCCAGACAATGTGGAACTCGCGTACGATGGTTTGCGTGTGCCGTTTTAA
- a CDS encoding DUF5658 family protein, with the protein MTSTNKQDHGNEPSKNILRGHLPFEHETTLYVFVSALDVFMTYILMRTGTFQEGNPVARYFFDRWGMKGMIYFKFGMVAFVLVLAQIIATKRPKVAEYLIKFATLVVGGVVVYSFYLFLRHVLKVV; encoded by the coding sequence ATGACATCGACAAACAAACAGGATCATGGAAACGAACCGAGCAAGAATATCTTGCGCGGGCATTTGCCATTCGAGCACGAGACAACTTTATATGTGTTCGTCAGTGCGTTGGATGTCTTTATGACCTACATCCTGATGCGAACGGGAACGTTTCAGGAGGGAAACCCGGTGGCCCGCTATTTTTTTGACCGGTGGGGCATGAAGGGGATGATCTACTTCAAATTCGGCATGGTCGCATTTGTGCTCGTGTTGGCACAGATCATCGCCACGAAACGCCCGAAAGTCGCCGAATATCTGATCAAATTCGCCACGCTCGTGGTGGGAGGAGTTGTGGTGTACAGCTTCTATCTCTTCTTGCGGCATGTCCTGAAAGTGGTGTGA
- a CDS encoding DUF1553 domain-containing protein, producing the protein MNSIRLFPLSLIVCVWFAHVVTAAEVKEKPQEPSREEVKFFENEIRPLLAKNCYKCHGEEKQKGGLRLDGIGSMLVGGESGSPSVVPGKPDESMLIEAVRWDSYEMPPSGRLDDAEVAKLTKWVELGAPWPGGHGSVSDQPVRPVEKITEEDRQWWAFQPVTDPAVPELENDEWCRTDIDRFVLRKLREHKLSPAKEADRETLIRRVTLDLTGLPPTPEEIAAFVNDPSSDAYERLVDSLLESPRYGERAAVQWLDLVRYAESDGYRQDAYRPHAWRYRDYVIRSFNDDKPYDQFVTEQLAGDEVAPGDADALVATGFLRHWVYEYNQRDCRTQWDVIVTDMTDVTGDVFLGMGMGCARCHDHKFDPILQKDYFALRAFLAPVLPRDDVPAADAKEREEYNRQLAVWEAKTASIREEMDQLRFSYRRNAKARAVEKFPPDIRKFMKRPESEWTPLQRQLADLVLRQVITEEKRAEAKLKDEEKKRIAELEKQLAQFDDIKPKPLPAAITVTDVGAEAPTVTIPGKKKLGEIEPAFLTVLDPAEPDINPPAELESTGRRTALAKWITDPENPLSTRVIVNRIWQQHFGRGIVETASDFGHLGEKPTHPELLDWLTKRFLEDGWRIKPLHRRIVMSAAYRQSSFADDTEAAEMIDAENKFLWRQNVRRMEAEQVRDAILAVTGELDEKMGGSAVSGKSPRRSVYTQVKRNSPDPLLAAFDGAMRITSTPNRNVTTTPTQALLLINGDWTVERARKLAGQLEQIARSKGLATAIERAYKLTFGRSPREVETQSALAFLESQRRLAAEAAKNSSSELKARLGKIKTVNGESAALDLRPAEKQGRLVHFDSSAISKSFPSQDFTIEAVIQLRSLYADASVRTIASRWNNTKQHAGWSLGVTSTRSGYKPRNLILQIVGHNGQGQMTYEVVASNLRPELNKPYYVAASVDVSETGKQGITFYLKDLSVADAPLQMAHVAHKVVSLATASAPLILGGRAETNHHRWDGLLDSVRLSAGVLPENNLAVNSASPAKSAVAVWNFDGQTPLVDHANQHKLAFQEPSRTNVEQQALVDFCHVLLNTNEFLYID; encoded by the coding sequence ATGAATTCCATTCGCCTGTTCCCCCTGAGTCTCATCGTCTGCGTGTGGTTTGCTCACGTTGTTACAGCGGCAGAGGTCAAAGAGAAGCCTCAGGAGCCCAGTCGCGAGGAAGTCAAATTCTTCGAAAATGAAATCCGGCCGCTGTTGGCGAAGAACTGCTACAAATGCCACGGCGAAGAAAAGCAAAAAGGCGGTCTGCGTTTGGACGGCATTGGTTCGATGCTCGTCGGCGGAGAGTCGGGGTCACCGAGCGTTGTGCCGGGCAAACCTGATGAGAGCATGCTCATCGAAGCAGTTCGGTGGGATTCTTACGAGATGCCGCCAAGCGGACGACTCGACGACGCTGAAGTCGCCAAGCTCACCAAGTGGGTTGAACTCGGCGCTCCGTGGCCGGGCGGACATGGCAGTGTTTCTGACCAACCCGTACGCCCCGTTGAGAAAATCACCGAAGAAGATCGGCAATGGTGGGCGTTCCAACCAGTCACCGATCCCGCCGTTCCCGAATTGGAAAATGACGAATGGTGCCGAACGGATATCGATCGGTTTGTGCTGCGAAAACTCCGAGAACACAAATTGTCACCCGCGAAGGAAGCGGATCGAGAAACATTGATCCGCCGCGTGACATTGGATCTGACCGGGCTGCCTCCAACACCGGAGGAAATCGCCGCGTTCGTGAATGATCCGTCATCCGACGCGTATGAACGGCTTGTCGATAGTCTTTTGGAAAGTCCTCGTTACGGTGAGCGAGCGGCTGTGCAATGGCTCGACTTGGTCCGATACGCGGAGTCCGATGGATATCGCCAAGACGCGTATCGCCCCCATGCATGGCGATATCGGGATTACGTGATCCGTTCGTTCAACGATGATAAACCTTACGATCAATTTGTGACCGAACAACTCGCGGGAGATGAAGTCGCTCCCGGCGACGCCGACGCACTGGTTGCCACCGGTTTTCTGCGACATTGGGTTTACGAATACAACCAACGCGACTGCCGTACGCAATGGGATGTCATCGTCACCGATATGACCGACGTTACCGGTGATGTGTTCCTGGGCATGGGAATGGGATGTGCCCGCTGTCACGATCACAAGTTCGACCCGATTTTGCAGAAAGACTATTTCGCATTGCGAGCCTTCTTGGCTCCGGTCTTGCCTCGCGATGATGTGCCCGCTGCGGATGCGAAAGAACGTGAGGAATACAACCGGCAACTCGCCGTTTGGGAAGCCAAGACGGCGTCCATCCGAGAGGAAATGGACCAGCTGCGTTTTTCTTATCGGCGGAATGCCAAAGCGCGAGCGGTTGAGAAATTCCCACCGGACATTCGCAAGTTCATGAAACGTCCCGAAAGCGAGTGGACACCATTGCAACGGCAGTTGGCCGACCTCGTCTTGCGGCAAGTCATCACTGAAGAGAAACGAGCTGAAGCCAAGCTGAAGGACGAAGAGAAAAAGCGGATAGCCGAACTGGAGAAGCAACTTGCTCAGTTCGACGACATTAAACCGAAACCGCTGCCGGCAGCCATCACGGTGACCGATGTCGGGGCGGAAGCTCCCACGGTGACGATTCCCGGCAAGAAAAAGCTGGGCGAGATCGAACCGGCATTTCTGACCGTGCTTGATCCGGCGGAACCGGACATCAATCCACCAGCGGAGTTGGAGTCCACCGGACGCCGGACCGCGTTGGCCAAATGGATTACCGATCCCGAAAATCCGCTGTCGACAAGGGTGATCGTCAATCGAATCTGGCAACAACATTTCGGGCGAGGCATCGTCGAGACCGCGAGTGATTTTGGCCATCTTGGCGAAAAGCCCACGCATCCAGAATTGCTGGACTGGCTCACGAAACGCTTCTTGGAAGATGGTTGGCGGATCAAGCCGTTGCATCGTCGGATCGTGATGTCGGCGGCGTACCGTCAAAGTTCCTTCGCCGACGATACCGAAGCGGCCGAAATGATCGACGCCGAGAACAAATTTCTCTGGCGTCAGAATGTTCGTCGCATGGAAGCGGAGCAAGTCCGCGATGCGATTCTCGCCGTCACGGGTGAACTCGACGAAAAGATGGGCGGTTCCGCGGTCTCGGGGAAGAGTCCTCGCCGCAGCGTCTATACCCAAGTCAAACGAAACTCGCCGGACCCATTGTTGGCGGCGTTCGACGGAGCGATGCGGATCACGAGTACGCCTAATCGCAATGTGACGACCACGCCCACGCAGGCACTGCTTCTGATCAACGGTGATTGGACCGTCGAACGAGCCCGCAAACTGGCCGGACAGTTGGAGCAGATCGCCCGTTCCAAAGGGCTGGCGACAGCGATTGAACGAGCATACAAGTTAACTTTCGGTCGGTCGCCTCGTGAGGTGGAAACGCAATCTGCGTTAGCATTCCTGGAATCGCAACGTCGACTGGCCGCTGAAGCAGCCAAGAATTCTTCATCCGAACTGAAAGCCAGACTTGGCAAAATCAAGACAGTCAATGGCGAGAGTGCGGCTCTCGATCTGCGGCCTGCAGAAAAGCAAGGTCGATTGGTTCATTTCGATTCGTCGGCCATTTCCAAATCGTTCCCATCGCAGGACTTCACCATTGAGGCGGTCATTCAGTTGCGATCGTTGTACGCGGACGCTTCTGTCCGCACGATTGCCTCGCGTTGGAACAACACCAAGCAACACGCCGGGTGGTCGCTCGGCGTGACCAGCACACGCAGCGGGTACAAACCGCGAAATCTCATCCTGCAAATTGTCGGCCATAATGGACAGGGACAGATGACGTATGAGGTTGTCGCTTCCAATTTGCGGCCGGAACTTAATAAGCCGTATTACGTCGCGGCAAGCGTCGATGTGAGCGAAACCGGCAAACAGGGAATTACGTTCTATCTGAAAGATCTCTCCGTTGCAGATGCCCCGCTGCAAATGGCACACGTTGCTCATAAAGTCGTATCGCTTGCAACGGCATCAGCACCATTGATTCTTGGTGGTCGAGCAGAAACGAACCACCATCGTTGGGACGGATTACTCGACTCTGTGCGACTATCTGCAGGCGTTCTGCCGGAGAATAATCTGGCAGTGAACTCGGCATCACCAGCCAAATCCGCCGTAGCTGTGTGGAATTTCGATGGTCAAACGCCACTCGTCGATCATGCCAATCAGCACAAATTGGCATTCCAAGAACCGTCTCGAACAAACGTGGAGCAACAAGCCCTTGTCGACTTCTGCCACGTCTTGTTGAACACAAACGAGTTCTTGTACATCGACTAA
- the hflX gene encoding GTPase HflX, with protein sequence MANPIREELRVENQTAVLAAVLDPSDPVPKERALEEIRGLVETAGVRVVGEIAQTRDTKHPATAFGPGKVEELATLVKATDAQLVVFDNNLTPAQGRNLEEALKTVIVDRSEVILDIFANSARTHEAKLQVELAQLLYFRPRLKRLWTHLERIGGGIGAGRGPGEKQLETDRRLLDRRVSELKRKLGEIDARRERLVANRHDQMTVSLVGYTNAGKSTLMNALTGADVYVANKLFATLDTRTRKWDIPNLGEVLLSDTVGFVRNLPHHLVASFRSTLEEARQAQLLLHVVDASHPEAEEQIDTVYKVLDEIGIEHENVLLVLNKVDAIEDRSLVDVLRRKHQDAIGVSARSGEGLDRLRNTVAERVSGGYLDAQIEADVGNGRLISFLAEHADVQDTTYEDNRMIMQCRLPKRFLKTVQDEDATVTLRSDTGAVLSDLEIQPER encoded by the coding sequence TTGGCGAATCCTATACGAGAAGAACTTCGGGTCGAAAATCAAACCGCCGTTTTGGCAGCTGTCCTCGACCCCAGTGACCCGGTCCCGAAGGAACGGGCCTTGGAAGAAATCCGCGGACTGGTTGAAACCGCTGGCGTGAGAGTCGTCGGTGAAATCGCCCAAACGCGCGACACAAAGCATCCAGCGACCGCGTTTGGCCCCGGGAAAGTCGAAGAATTGGCCACCTTGGTCAAAGCGACCGATGCTCAGTTGGTTGTCTTCGACAATAACTTGACGCCCGCGCAAGGTCGCAACTTGGAAGAGGCGTTGAAGACGGTCATTGTCGACCGCAGTGAAGTCATTCTGGACATCTTCGCCAATTCCGCGCGGACTCACGAAGCGAAATTGCAGGTTGAGTTGGCTCAGCTGTTGTACTTCCGCCCACGACTAAAACGATTGTGGACTCACTTGGAACGCATCGGCGGGGGCATCGGTGCCGGTCGTGGACCGGGGGAAAAGCAGTTGGAAACCGACCGTCGGTTGCTCGACCGACGTGTGTCCGAGCTGAAACGCAAACTCGGCGAGATCGACGCCCGACGCGAACGCTTGGTGGCGAATCGGCATGACCAAATGACGGTGTCGCTCGTCGGTTACACGAATGCCGGCAAAAGTACGCTGATGAATGCCCTGACCGGGGCGGATGTGTACGTCGCGAACAAACTCTTCGCCACGCTCGACACCCGCACACGGAAGTGGGACATCCCGAATCTTGGCGAAGTGTTGTTGAGTGACACCGTCGGTTTCGTGCGGAACCTGCCACACCATTTAGTCGCGTCGTTCCGTTCCACGCTGGAAGAAGCTCGACAAGCTCAACTGTTGTTGCATGTTGTCGACGCCAGTCATCCAGAAGCCGAAGAGCAAATCGACACGGTCTACAAAGTGCTCGATGAAATCGGCATCGAACATGAGAACGTGTTGCTCGTGCTCAACAAAGTCGACGCCATCGAAGACCGTTCCCTGGTGGACGTGCTTCGCCGTAAGCATCAAGACGCGATCGGCGTGAGTGCTCGCAGTGGTGAAGGGTTGGATCGTCTTCGGAATACGGTCGCGGAACGTGTCAGCGGCGGCTATCTCGATGCACAAATCGAAGCCGATGTTGGCAACGGTCGCTTAATCTCTTTCCTCGCCGAACACGCCGACGTCCAAGACACCACCTACGAAGACAACCGCATGATCATGCAGTGCCGCCTGCCCAAGCGGTTCCTCAAGACCGTGCAGGACGAAGACGCGACGGTCACGTTGCGATCCGACACGGGTGCGGTTCTGAGCGACTTGGAAATTCAGCCCGAACGCTGA
- a CDS encoding ankyrin repeat domain-containing protein, whose amino-acid sequence MAKRKRKTLPKDFEALLERGDLAELQAIFESCELDARGGYDKRPALAFVDCPDELVRWLVAEGADLNATDKNGDTPLHSRLNYRRGNVGVLLELGADPNKAENRMRPPLYVAVEKYNVTNVRVLLEHGAHVDGPEEAKFTPLEAALAGRSYIEETVEIAELLLEAGAKKTPRMAEFVEEIGKQFEFHRSRYNPESVDAASQALDKLYEIFDATPAPRREIHDGKSPITVQSKTWQKRYEELWELLVPSSGPAATVQGEVIRIAGRIRRELDGNGGVNWDAEYNKMADAFLKCIEQGRPLSAAKLKDAATVVAAAKRKNVDPTPLVQLAVRWVLQNPDPIELPPTPYKR is encoded by the coding sequence ATGGCGAAGAGGAAACGAAAAACACTTCCCAAGGATTTCGAAGCCCTCCTCGAGCGAGGAGATCTCGCCGAATTGCAAGCAATCTTCGAAAGCTGCGAACTCGATGCTCGTGGCGGCTACGACAAACGACCAGCGCTTGCGTTTGTCGATTGTCCCGACGAATTAGTCCGTTGGCTGGTCGCAGAGGGGGCGGACCTCAACGCCACGGACAAAAACGGCGATACTCCGCTGCATTCACGCCTTAATTACCGCCGGGGAAACGTGGGTGTGTTGCTCGAACTCGGAGCGGACCCCAACAAAGCCGAAAACCGTATGAGACCGCCGCTCTATGTCGCGGTCGAAAAGTATAATGTGACGAACGTCCGTGTCCTTCTGGAACATGGTGCTCATGTCGACGGCCCTGAGGAAGCGAAATTCACCCCGCTCGAAGCGGCGTTGGCTGGTCGATCCTACATCGAAGAGACGGTGGAAATCGCGGAATTGCTCCTTGAGGCCGGGGCCAAGAAGACGCCACGGATGGCCGAGTTTGTCGAGGAGATCGGCAAGCAATTCGAATTCCACCGGAGCAGATATAATCCCGAGTCCGTCGATGCCGCGAGTCAGGCTCTCGACAAGCTCTACGAGATTTTTGATGCCACACCGGCTCCTCGTCGGGAAATCCACGACGGCAAATCTCCGATCACAGTCCAATCAAAGACGTGGCAAAAACGATATGAGGAACTGTGGGAATTGCTTGTTCCCTCAAGTGGCCCCGCAGCTACGGTTCAAGGCGAGGTGATCCGCATCGCCGGACGGATCCGGCGTGAACTTGACGGAAACGGGGGGGTGAATTGGGACGCCGAATACAACAAGATGGCGGATGCGTTTCTCAAATGCATCGAACAAGGTCGCCCGCTATCGGCCGCGAAACTCAAAGACGCTGCAACGGTCGTCGCTGCGGCGAAACGCAAAAACGTCGACCCGACCCCCTTGGTTCAGCTGGCCGTTCGGTGGGTGTTGCAAAACCCCGATCCCATCGAACTGCCACCGACTCCCTACAAACGATAA